TATCCTCAATGGGTGACTGAGTATGGTTTTGATATTGTGTTATCGGATGAGGAGATCGGTCTTTTATATGAAAACGGCTCTTTAAAAGAGATCTTAGCACCAGGAACGCGACGTTTATATTGGCGTTATTCCGACCGTTCTCTAGAAATAGTATCTATCGATGAACTTGAAGTATCTTCAATCTTGATGAAAAAACTCCAGCACCCTAAATTACGAAATCAAGTCATAAAGGGAAGTGAAGGGGTTCTTACTGTGGATATTCCTGCTTGGCATGCTGGTGTTATTCGGATCAATGGGGAAACACAAGCATTGTTGCCTCCGGGATTAAAAGGATATTGGCGTTATCAGCATAAAGTAGATGTTGAAGTAGTCGATATGCGTCTACAAACACTGGATGTTAGTGGGCAGGAGATCCTAACGAAAGACAAGGTGACGCTGCGTATTAATTTATCGGCTAACTGGCGTTATAGCGATGTACTTTTAGCATATCAACAACTGGCTTCACCATTAGAGTTCTTATATAAAGAGTTACAGTTTGCGTTACGTGAAGCCGTAGGAACAAGAACATTAGATGAATTATTAGAAAATAAAAGCCTGATAGATAGTTTAGTCAGTGAAAAAATCAGTGAAGTGACCGAAGGATATGGTATTGAAGTGGCTTCATTAGGGGTAAAAGACATTGTTTTACCCGGTGAAATGAAAACGATTTTAGCGCAAGTCGTTGAGGCAGAAAAATCAGCTCAGGCTAATGTTATTCGCCGAAGAGAAGAGACATCCGCAACGCGTTCTTTATTAAATACGGCAAAAGTGATGGAAAACAATCCAGTAGCCTTACGATTAAAAGAGCTAGAAACCGTAGAACGTATTGCAGAACGTATTGATAAGATTTCCGTTTACGGTGGTTTAGACCAAGTATTAAACGGGTTAGTACAAATTAAAGGAGCACAGGCATGATATTGGATCATCAAATAGTAAAAGAAGCAGGGACTGCTGAAATCAAAATGTGGACAAATGGTGTGCCAGTTGAGGCCGATGCTCTAAAGCAACTTATCAATACGGCTAAGATGCCTTTTATCTTTAAACATATGGCGGTTATGCCTGATGTTCACTTAGGCAAAGGTTCAACAATAGGTAGTGTTATCCCAACCAAAGGTGCGATTATTCCAGCGGCTGTTGGTGTGGATATCGGTTGTGGAATGATTGCAGTGAAAACATCATTACATGCAAATGATCTACCCGATAATTTATTTGCGATAAGAACAGCAATAGAACAAGCCGTTCCTCATGGAAGAACGAGTTATCAATCAGGGAATGATCGTGGTTCATGGAAGAACCCACCTAAACTTGTTGATCAACATTGGCAACAACTTGAAGGGCGTTTTAAGGTTTTAACTGATAAGTACCCACGTTTACGAAATACTAATAATTATCGTCATCTTGGAACATTAGGAACAGGGAACCACTTTATTGAGTTGTGTCTTGATGAATCAGATAACGTCTGGGTAATGTTGCATAGTGGATCTCGAGGTGTGGGTAATGCTATCGGTACGTTATTTATACAAATGGCGCAAGAAGATATGAGAGAACATATTGCTAATTTGCCGGATAAAAACTTAGCGTACCTAAAGGAAGGAACGCTTTTCTATGATGACTATATAGAAGCGGTCGAATGGGCCCAGGATTTTGCACGACATAACCGAGAAGTCATGATGGAACGTGTGTTGGCCGCATTATCAACGCACATCACTAAACCTTTTACGACACAGCAACAAGCTGTGAATTGTCACCATAACTATGTACAAAAGGAAATGCATTTTGGTGAGGAAGTACTGGTAACACGAAAAGGAGCTGTTTCAGCACAACGTGGTGAAATGGGGATCATCCCTGGTTCGATGGGGGCTAAGAGTTTTATTGTAAGAGGAAAAGGAAATGCTGAAAGTTTCTGTTCATGTAGCCATGGTGCAGGGCGTGTAATGAGTCGAACGGCAGCTAAAAAAGCCTTTAGTGTTGAAGATCAGATCCGAGCTACAGCACATGTGGAGTGTCGAAAAGATAAAGATGTCATTGACGAAATTCCAATGGCTTATAAGGATATTGATGCGGTTATGAAGGCACAATCATCTTTGGTTGAAGTTGTTCATACGCTAAGACAGGTGGTGTGTGTAAAAGGTTAATCGTACTTTTTTTAAGATAATTCATAACTATCCCCAAACGGTAACGTAGGGGATAGTGAGATATGACAGCGTGTGCATGTAATGCAAATGAATAAAAATTTTAAGAACAGAAATTTTCTTTAAATAAGATCCTTATTTTCTGATTAAAAATCAAACAAAGAATGTTTAATATTTTTTATAAATAAAGATTGATATTAAACTTACAGCCTCCTAATAAAGATAATCAAAAAAAGAACATCAATATTAAATTATTCTTTTACTAGAAAACGATTATTAATAAATTATTAATACCAGTAATCGTGATTATTTATTTAATATAAAACTATTCCTAATTTTCTTAATTAGATTGAAATTAACTTTATTCTTATTGAAAAAGTATAGCCTACTCTATTTAGTGTATTAATTCTCAGTAAGTATATTAATTAAAAACTAAATGTTAATTCCTTATATCCCAAATGTGAAAAAAACGTTTTGAATTGCTTGCTGTATAGATAACGGTATGTGAAATGTTTCGATGCCCCAAGTAGTCCTGAATTAAACGCGTATCTCTACCTAAATCTGCAAGCGCATAGCCACATGCATGGCGTAACATATGGGGATGAGGGCTTATAGATACATTAGCTTCTTTACCTAAACGGCGAAGTAATCCATATACTTGCTGACGAGAGATTGGACCTGTTTTTTGGGATAAAAAGACCCATTCTGAGTCCGCTTCTCTCCATGTTTCCCTTTTTTTCAACCAGTTAACTAAGGCATCATATTCCTCTTCTATAATTGGTTGTGTTGTTGATAAACCTCCTTTCAAGCGCCTGACGTAGAGTATCCTACTTTCCAAATCGATATCGCTTAAGGTTAGTCTGCATAGTTCACTAACACGAAATCCATGTAAAAAACACATTAAAAACATACAGTAATCTCTTTCTGGGTACCGTCCTTCTTTTGTTTGCTTCAAAATAGAGTTGATCTCAAAACGTGTAAGAAACTTACGTTGCTTCATTTTCATAACCTTTTCAATGAGATAACAAGGAACAAAAGTCAATTGATACATAACTATAACAAGTAATATGCATCAATAAAGAGTTGTATTTTTTTTATGCTGTACTTTTACTTGTTAATTTTAAACAAGTTTATTGAAAGTTTATTTAATTTTAGAAAATGAAAGTGATTGATTGACAAAGTGAAAAGTGAGTATAGATAGGAATTCGGTCATCTTTAGAGAAATAAACAGAATACACCAAATTGTTTACTATTATTCTCTGGCTTCTCACTTAAGTCAAATTTAATATTAATCACATATCATCGATTATTTAACATATTGATATTTATCATTATTTCAAAAAGCAATTATGATTAGTTACTTTGTTTAAAATCTAGAAATAAATTTTTTTACTTTTTTCACAAATTATAGTAATTACACTTAGAATTATAAACTCTTTTTCCGCTATTTAAAGCCGTATTATCTAAATGCGTTTGATTTCGAGATGATAATTTTTAACAAAACAATTTGGTGTATTTTGTTTTGTTTCTAACGAAATTTAATTTCGTTTTGGACGGGCACAAGTATACCAAAATTACAAAACTCAATAATGAGTCATTCAATTAGGAATAATTCAATCCTAATGAATTTATTATTTTTAATGTCTTCGTCCTTTATATTTTAGGAAACAAAAAGATGAAATTAAATAAATTAGCGTTAGTACTTGGCTTAGGTTTATCTGTTGCTGCGGGTTCTGCATTTGCTGCTGATCAAGGTCACGGTACTGTTAAATTTGTTGGTTCAATTATTGATGCTCCTTGCTCAATTACTCCTGATACAGAAAATCAAACTGTTCCATTAGGTCAAATTTCTACTGCTGCATTAAAAGATGGTGGTCGTAGTAATTCTCGTGATTTCAAAATCTCTTTAGAAAATTGTACAACTGAAACTTATAAAACAGTTCAAACAACTTTCACTGGTTCAGAAGATGCAGACATTTTAGCAGGTTCTTTAGGTATTGAAGGTATCGCTAAAAATGCTGCTGTTGTTATCACTGATGCAGGTGGCAAACAAATCAAATTAGGTACACCAAGTGCAGCTCAAAACTTACGTGATGGTAATAATGATCTGAACTTTGCTGCTTACCTACAAGGTTCTTCTGCAGAAGCCGCTGTTCCTGGTGACTTCACTGCAATTGCAACTTTCGCACTGACTTATCAGTAAGAAAAAATAAGTTCTGTACATGGATGTACAGGGCTTTATTTCCTGTGTCTATTTTTAACGATTTTTTTCTTACGGAGAAAAATATGAATCGCAAGATGACACCACTATGGCTATGCCTTATTGGCAGTTTACTGACAACATCGGTAATAGCAAGTGATGTAAAACAAGATAAAAACATGCATCAGCGATTTGGGGTACTTAATCTTTCAGGATCGATTTTAGAACCATCTTGCACGATTGCAGCAGGAAGTGGCGAACAAGTTATTCCACTGACAACGGTTTCTATTCCAATGTTAGTGACTGAAGGGCAAGGACCTATTGAGTATTTTTCTATCAGATTAACGGAATGTACGCTAATTGAACAAAAAGGTCAGGAAGCGGACAACCCTCGTTTTATTGCAACGTTTGAAGGACCTTCTAACGAAAATGGTAATTTTGCACTTTCTGGTGAAGCAAGGGGTGCATCATTAGCGATAGCTGATCGTTATGGTAGACAAGCTATTCCAGGGCAACCATTGCCCCCTGTTGGTATTGATTCGAAATCAATGGCGCTACTTTATCAAGCGCGAATAGTCAAAAATAACGAAATACCCAAAGCAGGGAATTACCGTACAACGCTGCGATTTAAGCTGGAATACTATTAAATGGATCGGGTTGGATAATTTATGGCGAGATCATTCAAAACCGTTGGTTTAGGGACGGAAAAAAAGAAAAAACAACATACTATTCGGCCTGTTGCTGTACTGATCTATTTAATTCTTACTGGAGCTTCCAGTATTTCAAGTTCAGCTTTAGCAAATAGTGATATTGAATTTAATGCCGATATTCTGGATCTAAAAGATAAACAAAATATCGACTTATCAGATTTCTCTCGTGCGGGCTATATTATGCCCGGCCGATATGAGTTTGTTGTTCGTGTTAACAATAATGAACTCCCTG
This portion of the Proteus vulgaris genome encodes:
- a CDS encoding slipin family protein — translated: MKTTIVVKQGQLALLKKKDEYIDVLTAGEHKFFDFGHKLSVDIFPLNGGALESEKAEFLRQYYPQWVTEYGFDIVLSDEEIGLLYENGSLKEILAPGTRRLYWRYSDRSLEIVSIDELEVSSILMKKLQHPKLRNQVIKGSEGVLTVDIPAWHAGVIRINGETQALLPPGLKGYWRYQHKVDVEVVDMRLQTLDVSGQEILTKDKVTLRINLSANWRYSDVLLAYQQLASPLEFLYKELQFALREAVGTRTLDELLENKSLIDSLVSEKISEVTEGYGIEVASLGVKDIVLPGEMKTILAQVVEAEKSAQANVIRRREETSATRSLLNTAKVMENNPVALRLKELETVERIAERIDKISVYGGLDQVLNGLVQIKGAQA
- a CDS encoding RtcB family protein — protein: MILDHQIVKEAGTAEIKMWTNGVPVEADALKQLINTAKMPFIFKHMAVMPDVHLGKGSTIGSVIPTKGAIIPAAVGVDIGCGMIAVKTSLHANDLPDNLFAIRTAIEQAVPHGRTSYQSGNDRGSWKNPPKLVDQHWQQLEGRFKVLTDKYPRLRNTNNYRHLGTLGTGNHFIELCLDESDNVWVMLHSGSRGVGNAIGTLFIQMAQEDMREHIANLPDKNLAYLKEGTLFYDDYIEAVEWAQDFARHNREVMMERVLAALSTHITKPFTTQQQAVNCHHNYVQKEMHFGEEVLVTRKGAVSAQRGEMGIIPGSMGAKSFIVRGKGNAESFCSCSHGAGRVMSRTAAKKAFSVEDQIRATAHVECRKDKDVIDEIPMAYKDIDAVMKAQSSLVEVVHTLRQVVCVKG
- the mrpI gene encoding phase variation DNA invertase MrpI, with the protein product MKQRKFLTRFEINSILKQTKEGRYPERDYCMFLMCFLHGFRVSELCRLTLSDIDLESRILYVRRLKGGLSTTQPIIEEEYDALVNWLKKRETWREADSEWVFLSQKTGPISRQQVYGLLRRLGKEANVSISPHPHMLRHACGYALADLGRDTRLIQDYLGHRNISHTVIYTASNSKRFFHIWDIRN
- the mrpA gene encoding MR/P fimbria major subunit MrpA, whose protein sequence is MKLNKLALVLGLGLSVAAGSAFAADQGHGTVKFVGSIIDAPCSITPDTENQTVPLGQISTAALKDGGRSNSRDFKISLENCTTETYKTVQTTFTGSEDADILAGSLGIEGIAKNAAVVITDAGGKQIKLGTPSAAQNLRDGNNDLNFAAYLQGSSAEAAVPGDFTAIATFALTYQ
- a CDS encoding fimbrial protein, whose product is MTPLWLCLIGSLLTTSVIASDVKQDKNMHQRFGVLNLSGSILEPSCTIAAGSGEQVIPLTTVSIPMLVTEGQGPIEYFSIRLTECTLIEQKGQEADNPRFIATFEGPSNENGNFALSGEARGASLAIADRYGRQAIPGQPLPPVGIDSKSMALLYQARIVKNNEIPKAGNYRTTLRFKLEYY